The proteins below are encoded in one region of Planctopirus limnophila DSM 3776:
- a CDS encoding cyanophycinase, which translates to MPELTSRDVAILQSLPSGAEGNQRAQLQNQKHVTPSFALFLASLVLVGSLLASGLSIYAAPPLHVDLSTEVEPPVSAMLPLPAAPLEMAMWAPEPIEGSLVIAGGGVLPPAIFEKFMELAGDSKARLVIIPTASIYAGTHEIEPKIDPWRHRNAASVHVLHTRSRDEANSEEFSQILDQATGVWFMGGNQNWITSVYAETRTEARLRALLQRGGVIGGTSAGAAIMSQVMITGGKYYPQLGEGLGFLQGVVVDQHFLKRQRETRLKSALTLRPGHVGVGIDEGTALVVQGRRFDVVGESEVVVYLPENSRKPLKETRISHGRSTDFVTLCRAAIERAAEDKQPLDLSRSAIAKTQVPQGTLVIVGGGATPAAAIERFIEAAGGPEAPMVVVSNALGDEAPPASQVVNWLTKAGARHVSQLHTSSRAEAHDPEKAKLLETARGVWFTGGRQWRLVDRYLDTPMLSHFQNVLKRGGVIGGTSAGASIQGSYLVRGNPDGNREISAEGYERGFGFLPGVAIDQHFSERQRLADLVSLKTRYPELVAMGIDESTAVIVKGTQLEVIGKQTVTILDRTESHDSSGSERRLEPAVVRSGEAYDFASQKRIAIADKSAQVDSPAVTINSSSINVTENKSSEAVDLEKDLALPATGNSPPALKRPAMRNSAGQ; encoded by the coding sequence TTGCCTGAATTGACCTCTCGCGATGTCGCCATTTTACAGAGTTTGCCCTCGGGAGCTGAGGGTAACCAAAGAGCACAACTCCAGAACCAAAAACACGTTACACCGTCTTTCGCTCTGTTTCTGGCAAGTCTCGTTCTCGTAGGATCGCTTCTGGCCTCGGGATTGTCCATTTACGCCGCCCCTCCTCTTCATGTCGATCTCTCCACCGAAGTCGAGCCACCCGTTTCGGCAATGCTGCCACTTCCTGCAGCACCACTCGAAATGGCCATGTGGGCACCGGAGCCGATTGAAGGCTCTCTGGTGATTGCCGGTGGTGGCGTACTCCCTCCTGCGATTTTTGAAAAGTTTATGGAACTGGCGGGTGATTCGAAGGCACGGCTGGTCATCATTCCCACAGCCAGCATTTACGCGGGAACTCACGAGATTGAACCTAAGATCGACCCCTGGCGGCATCGAAATGCTGCCAGTGTCCACGTCCTGCATACCCGCTCGCGGGATGAAGCCAACTCCGAAGAGTTTTCCCAAATTCTGGATCAGGCCACGGGAGTCTGGTTCATGGGGGGCAATCAAAACTGGATCACCAGTGTCTACGCCGAAACTCGTACTGAAGCACGCCTGCGTGCACTGCTCCAGCGAGGCGGTGTGATTGGTGGGACATCTGCCGGTGCAGCTATCATGTCGCAAGTCATGATTACCGGCGGGAAATACTACCCCCAACTGGGTGAAGGGCTCGGCTTCCTCCAAGGTGTGGTCGTCGATCAGCACTTCCTGAAGAGACAACGTGAGACGCGTCTGAAGTCGGCCCTCACACTTCGCCCCGGCCATGTCGGTGTAGGTATCGACGAAGGGACAGCTCTGGTTGTTCAAGGTCGCCGGTTTGATGTCGTGGGTGAATCTGAGGTCGTCGTTTATCTCCCGGAAAATTCCCGCAAACCACTCAAAGAAACCCGCATTTCCCATGGACGCTCGACAGATTTTGTGACCTTGTGCCGAGCGGCCATCGAACGCGCCGCTGAAGACAAACAGCCACTTGATCTTTCCCGGTCGGCTATCGCGAAAACGCAGGTTCCGCAGGGCACACTGGTCATTGTGGGTGGCGGTGCAACTCCAGCGGCTGCCATCGAGCGCTTCATCGAAGCTGCCGGTGGCCCGGAAGCCCCGATGGTGGTTGTGAGTAATGCCTTGGGAGACGAAGCCCCGCCTGCCTCACAAGTCGTCAACTGGTTAACAAAAGCCGGTGCCCGTCATGTGAGCCAGTTGCATACGTCCTCCCGAGCCGAAGCTCACGATCCCGAGAAGGCCAAACTTCTGGAAACAGCCCGAGGGGTCTGGTTTACGGGTGGTCGCCAATGGCGGCTGGTTGACCGTTATCTCGACACGCCGATGCTGAGCCACTTTCAGAATGTGCTCAAACGAGGAGGCGTTATTGGCGGTACTTCCGCAGGTGCCTCGATTCAAGGGAGCTATCTCGTACGTGGTAATCCGGACGGAAATCGAGAAATCAGTGCCGAAGGTTACGAACGCGGCTTTGGTTTTCTCCCTGGCGTGGCGATCGATCAACATTTTTCCGAGCGACAGCGACTGGCCGATCTGGTCAGCCTCAAGACCCGGTACCCAGAACTGGTGGCCATGGGGATTGACGAATCGACGGCAGTGATCGTCAAAGGGACTCAACTCGAAGTCATCGGGAAGCAGACAGTAACCATTCTCGACCGAACTGAGTCTCATGATTCATCCGGCAGCGAACGGAGACTCGAACCCGCTGTCGTCCGCTCAGGGGAAGCCTATGACTTTGCCAGCCAGAAACGAATCGCTATCGCAGACAAGTCAGCTCAGGTTGATTCTCCTGCCGTCACGATCAATTCGAGCTCGATCAATGTGACAGAGAATAAATCATCCGAGGCTGTCGATCTTGAGAAAGATTTGGCCTTGCCAGCCACCGGCAACTCGCCCCCAGCACTCAAGCGACCCGCGATGCGCAATTCAGCAGGCCAATAA
- the cysK gene encoding cysteine synthase A, whose amino-acid sequence MPDGSVFNDITETIGRTPLVKLKTASQGGATVLGKCEFFQPLGSVKDRIGKAMIDAAEKAGQLNRSTHIIEPTSGNTGIALAFLCASRGYRLTLTMPESMSAERRILLKALGAELVLTPAAEGMKGAIARAHELVLASEQTWMPQQFENPANPAIHEATTGPEIWADSAGVVDAIVTGVGTGGTITGVTRFIRRHNPVFKAIAVEPVHSAVLSGGGPGIHKIQGIGAGFIPKNLDTRLIDEVITVTNDEAFEWSRRLAREEGLFVGISSGANVCAAAKVASRPAYAGKTIVTVLCSPGERYLSTPLFEDLKS is encoded by the coding sequence ATGCCCGACGGAAGCGTGTTCAACGACATTACGGAAACGATTGGCCGTACTCCGCTGGTCAAACTGAAGACTGCCTCTCAGGGAGGAGCGACAGTTCTCGGAAAATGTGAGTTTTTCCAGCCATTGGGCAGTGTCAAAGACCGAATTGGCAAAGCCATGATTGACGCCGCCGAGAAGGCTGGCCAGTTAAACCGATCCACACATATCATCGAACCAACCAGTGGCAATACGGGGATCGCGTTGGCATTTCTTTGTGCTTCCAGAGGCTACCGACTGACATTAACCATGCCTGAGTCGATGTCAGCCGAGCGGCGAATTCTACTCAAGGCGCTGGGCGCCGAATTGGTGCTCACACCAGCTGCTGAGGGGATGAAGGGGGCAATTGCCAGGGCTCATGAACTGGTCTTGGCCAGCGAACAGACCTGGATGCCTCAGCAGTTTGAAAATCCCGCGAACCCGGCGATTCACGAGGCCACAACTGGCCCTGAGATCTGGGCCGACAGTGCCGGGGTAGTCGATGCCATTGTGACGGGAGTGGGGACCGGTGGTACGATTACGGGGGTCACGAGATTCATCCGCCGCCACAATCCCGTATTCAAGGCGATCGCTGTCGAGCCTGTGCATTCGGCAGTGCTCAGCGGTGGGGGCCCGGGTATCCATAAAATTCAGGGAATTGGTGCGGGTTTCATTCCCAAAAACCTTGATACGCGGCTGATCGATGAAGTGATCACGGTGACCAACGACGAAGCGTTCGAATGGTCTCGCCGACTGGCAAGAGAAGAAGGACTGTTCGTCGGAATCAGCAGTGGTGCCAATGTCTGTGCCGCTGCAAAAGTCGCTTCACGACCGGCGTATGCAGGCAAAACAATTGTTACTGTGCTGTGCAGTCCAGGTGAGCGTTATCTTTCAACACCACTGTTCGAAGATCTCAAGAGCTGA
- a CDS encoding RrF2 family transcriptional regulator, which translates to MKLSRKADYALRILITLAARFGESPISLSELARMNDAPKRFLEHIVLDLKSQGWIESSPGRKGGYVLAQPPEQITMGQVIRFFDGVIAPSPCVSTSAHRPCSQARLCRFRRVLLEIRNFASRYLDNMTLARLIDLDPVEDHEVFALELASGDGI; encoded by the coding sequence GTGAAACTCTCTCGAAAAGCAGATTATGCCTTGCGGATACTCATCACGCTGGCAGCCAGGTTTGGCGAAAGTCCCATTTCGCTCAGTGAGTTGGCACGAATGAATGATGCTCCCAAGCGGTTTCTGGAACATATTGTTCTGGATCTGAAATCCCAGGGGTGGATCGAGAGTTCGCCGGGACGAAAGGGCGGATATGTTCTTGCTCAGCCTCCGGAGCAGATCACTATGGGGCAGGTCATTCGCTTTTTTGATGGTGTGATTGCTCCCTCGCCATGTGTCTCAACTTCGGCTCATCGCCCATGTTCTCAAGCGAGATTATGCCGCTTTCGCCGAGTGCTGCTGGAGATTCGCAACTTTGCTTCCCGTTATCTCGACAACATGACGCTGGCGCGACTGATTGATCTTGATCCCGTCGAGGATCACGAAGTGTTTGCTCTGGAACTCGCCAGTGGAGATGGCATCTGA
- a CDS encoding outer membrane protein assembly factor BamB family protein has protein sequence MKREQHALARLPRNDLGAQPRWTLPKWARILISAVMLAFGLWWVSGFAGNAIDHPVMAQVVPPNRVVPNPGPINGPLPVNGRVILAPQFNPTPMNGVDPSQGSQTIPPRRELANALEEADINLMTEDYVPALGRLGFILRQDEDYFLDREGLRSMHEEAIQRLLLLPEEGRKQLELQLGSAGRPLVNEALRAGDVLLLMKLAREYAGTAAGEDAALWLSGRAIDLGRPWEASRWLALLPKGERGKRLEPRLSRYRDVISAMNPAGAGELSKVALILSEAGTLPADWPMVRGIASRTGLSLPATLAGAPAWTTSYQLSTSLRSQASMMKSTEIQWQSLIDQIDNGLREEQKLRIPAAQPLVSGNHLVVRLPDALAAFDISTGSLKWISADMDAGLLTALRSLGESPRSEDAAAVQLGLMGQVTKFLQQRMYRDATWGSMSTDGRNVYSTVGLPIPPNPFANGQIVRNLFSEPKTNLLRVHELATGRLIAELGGRRRIPQGEEAQFREAEGDQDPLADGFFLGPPLPLGGLLYALHEAAGEIRLVVLEQVRDVEADAADAAVAREPRVSAGEFVIRWIQPLVTAETDLSGGAIRSIAGLTPSALQGLLVCPTGAGRVVAVDPLRRQLVWTYSFAVTTPSLQADQRGLFVAQVMGQPPGGNADEESSRWLDSLPLVHGQRVILTPRESNELHCVNLASGQLLWKKPREDGLYAAGVVRDHLVLVSRSGVQALSLENGEALWGSATVISTPVGVPVLAGEVLYVPQDDQEIVVIDAVTGRHLARATVEPQSAMGNLVAAGDRLVMQGMDGVTVFQSVHRVEQRVKELLAQEETRPAGLGLRGAMLLFRGATDAGFEDLQAAAAKSDDPRNRQLLIDVILDGLQSDFEKYRAAGDRLDQYQLSARQKGIYLHRLANGFTARQEHEAALAAILRLWRAQGREEPEAMLVNGDWSCRLDHFLSDRLAMTFSRLRGEARQRGLEQVNRQVAEDVKLAESLPMEDRAERLLILARVFGMTSPEMVEAMGELIKSPIFLDDPVVSEQWLSSIVMTEGHPLRALATARWMELLTRQGKADWAVKLFPLLGQIAGSREEFSGAESLVALQADGRFLRAESEIPYWHGVITDTRRKPAPPGMIRRMPIEQMGGRSLLTDDWNFEMDASVLHIVAVDPLGNFRWQIPTSYLERDGTAMNHLQFGGNMRWHQVFSSGSLLVFPLGGHFTVVDPLSDPAGPRILWQRKLLPNGANSMASRAITSQIMKYPNGRRFPLVVDQMGLSSGQVHGVSGDLVIYQIGTRLFAADVTTGEIVWSRQNLPRMVEVTIDEKAVTLYEHPTGNTSVYGLRSGDLLTEVAGPIATDRLWQRGSETVSLVRTEANLLLNYHNWLQPELNWTETLPMTTSVAMVEPASRSDLDFRHGPDARENRYPQIATLDAGGQLLIFERVSKRQVIASKIDEGLSSGPLIVRRKSDQYLVVASQEVDPSDGLRVIGAELTAIPVDGMFYGIDAKIGGVEWMVSVPQTAIDPHQLGELPISVFWARVTQPPRTVDGRVFLKSELRVSVVDHRTGQLVYGTVEPQTTGGYVIQQQPDDRRLVVHLFAWMLEMDFAPIEHGKKPGERKLPEIIPAEPVP, from the coding sequence ATGAAGCGAGAGCAGCACGCATTGGCCAGATTGCCCCGCAATGACCTGGGGGCGCAGCCAAGGTGGACATTGCCGAAGTGGGCACGCATTTTGATTTCTGCCGTGATGCTGGCGTTCGGTCTTTGGTGGGTGAGTGGTTTTGCGGGGAACGCGATCGATCACCCTGTGATGGCCCAGGTTGTGCCGCCGAATCGAGTCGTGCCGAATCCGGGCCCAATTAATGGCCCTCTTCCGGTGAACGGTCGGGTGATTCTGGCGCCGCAATTCAATCCGACGCCGATGAATGGAGTTGATCCTTCGCAAGGATCACAAACGATTCCACCGCGGCGCGAGCTGGCGAACGCTCTCGAAGAAGCCGATATCAATCTGATGACCGAAGACTATGTCCCAGCCTTGGGGCGGCTGGGGTTTATTCTACGGCAGGATGAAGACTATTTTCTGGATCGCGAGGGATTGCGATCCATGCATGAAGAGGCGATTCAGCGTCTTTTATTGTTGCCTGAAGAAGGCCGCAAGCAACTCGAGTTGCAGCTGGGTTCCGCAGGCCGTCCGTTGGTGAATGAGGCCTTGCGGGCCGGTGATGTGCTCTTGCTGATGAAGCTGGCGCGTGAATATGCCGGGACTGCGGCTGGCGAGGATGCGGCTTTATGGTTGAGTGGTCGCGCGATTGATTTGGGAAGGCCGTGGGAAGCTTCCCGCTGGCTGGCACTATTGCCCAAAGGAGAGCGTGGCAAGCGGCTGGAGCCCAGGCTTTCTCGCTATCGCGATGTGATTTCGGCGATGAACCCTGCTGGTGCGGGAGAGCTGTCAAAGGTTGCTCTTATTCTAAGTGAAGCGGGAACTCTGCCAGCCGACTGGCCGATGGTTCGGGGGATTGCCTCGCGGACGGGGCTTTCGCTGCCCGCGACTTTGGCCGGTGCACCGGCATGGACCACCTCGTATCAGCTTTCGACATCGTTGAGGTCTCAGGCATCGATGATGAAGTCGACCGAGATTCAATGGCAATCGTTGATTGACCAGATTGATAATGGTTTGCGAGAAGAGCAGAAACTAAGAATACCCGCCGCACAGCCGCTCGTTTCCGGGAATCATCTGGTGGTGCGTTTGCCTGATGCACTGGCTGCTTTTGACATTTCCACCGGTAGTCTGAAGTGGATCTCGGCAGATATGGATGCCGGGCTGCTGACAGCCTTGCGGAGTCTGGGGGAATCTCCGCGTAGTGAGGATGCCGCTGCAGTGCAGTTGGGGCTGATGGGTCAGGTCACGAAATTTTTGCAGCAACGGATGTACCGCGATGCGACGTGGGGTTCGATGTCGACGGATGGTCGAAATGTTTATTCGACCGTCGGTTTGCCCATTCCGCCGAACCCGTTTGCGAATGGGCAGATTGTCCGAAATCTGTTCTCGGAGCCCAAGACGAATCTGCTCCGAGTGCATGAACTGGCGACGGGCCGGCTGATTGCCGAACTGGGAGGGCGTCGCCGCATTCCGCAGGGGGAGGAGGCTCAATTTCGAGAAGCCGAGGGAGATCAGGATCCTTTGGCAGATGGTTTTTTTCTCGGGCCGCCGCTTCCTTTGGGAGGATTGTTGTATGCACTGCATGAGGCGGCGGGTGAGATTCGGCTGGTCGTACTGGAACAAGTTCGTGATGTCGAAGCGGACGCAGCGGATGCAGCCGTTGCTCGTGAGCCTCGAGTGAGTGCTGGTGAGTTCGTAATCCGCTGGATCCAGCCACTAGTGACGGCTGAAACCGATCTTTCTGGTGGAGCGATTCGAAGTATTGCCGGTTTGACGCCTTCGGCTCTGCAGGGATTGCTGGTCTGCCCGACAGGTGCGGGCCGGGTGGTGGCCGTCGATCCTTTAAGGAGGCAACTCGTCTGGACTTACAGCTTTGCAGTGACCACACCCAGTTTGCAGGCTGATCAGCGAGGTTTGTTCGTGGCTCAGGTGATGGGGCAGCCGCCGGGAGGGAATGCTGATGAAGAATCGAGCCGCTGGCTGGATAGCCTGCCTTTAGTGCATGGCCAGCGAGTGATTCTGACACCTCGTGAATCGAATGAATTGCATTGTGTGAATCTGGCCAGTGGTCAGCTCCTGTGGAAAAAACCGCGAGAAGACGGGTTGTATGCCGCTGGCGTGGTGCGTGATCACCTGGTGCTGGTCAGTCGTTCGGGAGTGCAGGCGCTTTCGCTGGAAAATGGTGAAGCCTTGTGGGGTTCTGCCACTGTGATTTCGACGCCTGTGGGCGTACCTGTGCTGGCAGGTGAAGTGCTGTATGTGCCGCAGGATGATCAGGAGATTGTCGTGATTGATGCTGTCACGGGAAGGCATCTGGCAAGGGCAACTGTCGAACCCCAATCCGCGATGGGAAATCTGGTGGCGGCGGGTGACCGGTTGGTGATGCAGGGGATGGATGGTGTGACGGTCTTTCAGTCGGTGCATCGTGTCGAACAGCGAGTCAAGGAACTACTCGCCCAGGAAGAGACCAGGCCCGCCGGGCTGGGACTGCGGGGCGCGATGCTGCTCTTCCGAGGGGCGACAGATGCCGGTTTTGAAGACCTGCAGGCGGCCGCTGCGAAGAGTGATGACCCACGCAATCGGCAACTGCTCATTGATGTGATTCTTGATGGCCTGCAATCCGATTTTGAAAAATATCGGGCTGCGGGTGATCGACTGGACCAGTATCAACTTTCGGCTCGACAAAAGGGGATCTACCTCCATCGACTGGCGAATGGTTTTACAGCCCGGCAGGAACATGAGGCGGCACTGGCTGCCATTTTGAGATTGTGGCGAGCCCAGGGACGAGAAGAGCCTGAGGCGATGCTTGTGAATGGTGACTGGTCATGTCGGCTCGATCACTTTTTGTCTGACAGGTTAGCCATGACATTTTCTCGTTTGCGGGGAGAAGCACGCCAGCGGGGACTTGAGCAGGTGAATCGTCAGGTGGCTGAAGATGTCAAGCTGGCGGAAAGTTTGCCAATGGAAGATCGCGCTGAGCGTTTGCTGATTCTGGCGCGAGTATTTGGCATGACTTCGCCCGAGATGGTTGAGGCCATGGGTGAACTCATCAAGTCTCCCATATTTCTGGACGATCCCGTTGTTTCCGAGCAATGGCTGAGTTCGATTGTCATGACCGAAGGACATCCACTGCGCGCATTGGCTACGGCCCGTTGGATGGAGTTACTCACCCGGCAGGGGAAGGCCGACTGGGCCGTCAAGCTCTTTCCTCTTCTGGGACAGATTGCAGGCTCCCGGGAGGAATTTTCCGGAGCAGAGTCGCTGGTGGCTTTGCAGGCAGATGGTCGGTTTTTGCGGGCTGAAAGTGAGATTCCCTACTGGCACGGAGTGATTACCGACACGCGGAGAAAGCCTGCACCGCCGGGAATGATTCGTCGCATGCCAATTGAGCAGATGGGTGGTCGCTCGCTGCTGACGGATGACTGGAACTTTGAAATGGATGCCAGTGTGCTGCACATTGTGGCGGTGGATCCACTGGGAAATTTCCGCTGGCAGATCCCGACGTCGTATCTGGAACGAGACGGGACGGCGATGAATCATCTGCAGTTCGGTGGAAACATGCGGTGGCACCAGGTCTTCTCATCGGGCAGTCTGCTGGTCTTTCCTTTGGGTGGGCATTTTACCGTTGTCGATCCGCTTTCTGATCCAGCCGGGCCACGCATCCTGTGGCAAAGAAAACTTCTGCCGAATGGAGCGAATTCGATGGCCAGCCGAGCCATTACTTCGCAGATCATGAAGTACCCCAATGGACGGCGGTTTCCTTTAGTCGTTGACCAGATGGGCTTGTCTTCGGGCCAGGTTCATGGAGTCTCTGGCGATCTGGTAATTTATCAGATCGGAACCCGGCTATTTGCGGCAGATGTTACCACGGGAGAAATCGTTTGGAGCCGCCAGAATCTACCGCGCATGGTCGAAGTGACGATCGATGAAAAGGCGGTCACGTTGTATGAACACCCGACGGGCAATACATCGGTGTATGGCCTTCGGAGTGGTGATCTTCTGACGGAAGTGGCGGGGCCGATCGCCACAGATCGGCTGTGGCAGCGAGGGAGTGAAACCGTCAGTCTGGTGAGGACGGAGGCAAACCTGCTGCTGAATTATCACAACTGGCTGCAGCCCGAGTTGAACTGGACCGAGACCTTGCCGATGACGACCAGTGTGGCGATGGTCGAGCCGGCCAGCCGGAGCGATCTGGATTTTCGGCATGGGCCGGATGCTCGGGAAAATCGATATCCGCAGATTGCGACGCTTGATGCCGGTGGTCAATTGCTGATTTTCGAGCGTGTATCGAAGAGGCAGGTGATCGCTTCGAAAATTGATGAAGGTTTATCCAGCGGGCCACTGATTGTCAGGCGTAAGTCTGATCAGTATCTGGTTGTAGCCAGTCAGGAAGTGGATCCTTCGGATGGCTTGCGTGTCATTGGGGCCGAACTGACAGCGATCCCGGTGGATGGAATGTTTTATGGAATTGATGCGAAGATCGGGGGAGTCGAGTGGATGGTTTCGGTGCCGCAGACAGCCATTGATCCCCATCAATTGGGAGAGTTGCCCATCAGTGTCTTCTGGGCACGGGTGACACAACCGCCCCGGACAGTCGATGGGCGAGTCTTTCTGAAGAGTGAACTGCGCGTGAGTGTGGTGGATCATCGGACGGGTCAGCTGGTGTATGGGACTGTCGAACCTCAAACCACGGGTGGTTATGTGATTCAGCAGCAACCTGACGATCGCCGTCTGGTGGTACATCTGTTCGCATGGATGCTCGAAATGGATTTTGCCCCGATAGAACATGGCAAAAAGCCGGGAGAAAGAAAACTTCCAGAGATCATTCCGGCGGAACCTGTCCCGTGA
- the rlmN gene encoding 23S rRNA (adenine(2503)-C(2))-methyltransferase RlmN, giving the protein MLPRIYEKSPAELVQWCQEQGLPTYRAGQIQQQIFPNRATQFGEMTNLPAKLRELLAATFTLLPSEVVAHQIAKDRTEKLLLQLHDGSLVECVLMREDDRRTICISTQVGCGMGCVFCASGLLGLKRNLTTGEILEQVLRLDRLLPADEKLTNVVVMGMGEPLANLKNLLPALDRLTADDGLGLGARRITVSTVGLPEKIRELAQTGHQFNLAVSLHAPEAELRTKLVPVNKNIGIEAVLEAADDYFAITGRRVSYEYVLLGGINDLPEHARQLGHLLKSRIAHVNLIPMNGVKELPFAEPSAPQTGEFVAILESFGVPVTVRKRKGADIDAACGQLRMKREQQNLVVLKAGPQP; this is encoded by the coding sequence ATGCTGCCTCGCATCTACGAAAAATCGCCCGCCGAACTTGTCCAGTGGTGCCAGGAACAAGGTTTGCCCACCTACCGGGCCGGCCAGATTCAGCAGCAGATCTTCCCCAATCGAGCCACACAATTTGGCGAGATGACCAACCTTCCCGCCAAACTGCGCGAGCTCCTGGCAGCTACTTTTACGCTCCTCCCCAGCGAAGTCGTAGCCCATCAGATCGCCAAAGACCGCACGGAAAAACTGCTCCTGCAGCTCCACGACGGCTCTCTCGTCGAATGCGTCCTCATGCGTGAAGACGACCGCCGCACCATCTGCATCAGCACCCAGGTCGGCTGCGGCATGGGGTGCGTCTTCTGTGCCAGCGGCCTTCTGGGCCTCAAGCGTAACCTCACCACAGGCGAGATCCTCGAACAGGTCCTCCGCCTCGACCGCCTTCTCCCGGCTGACGAAAAACTCACCAACGTCGTCGTCATGGGAATGGGTGAACCGCTCGCCAACCTCAAGAACCTTCTACCGGCTCTCGATCGACTCACGGCCGATGATGGCCTGGGCCTGGGTGCGCGGCGTATCACTGTCTCGACGGTCGGCCTGCCCGAAAAAATCCGCGAGCTGGCCCAGACGGGCCACCAGTTCAACCTCGCCGTCTCACTCCACGCCCCGGAAGCCGAACTCCGCACCAAGCTCGTCCCGGTCAATAAGAACATTGGGATCGAAGCCGTGCTAGAAGCGGCGGACGACTACTTCGCGATCACTGGCCGCCGGGTGAGTTATGAATATGTCCTTCTGGGTGGTATTAACGATCTCCCTGAGCACGCGAGGCAACTAGGCCATTTACTCAAATCGCGGATTGCCCACGTCAATCTGATCCCTATGAACGGAGTGAAAGAACTCCCCTTCGCCGAACCCTCCGCTCCCCAAACGGGCGAGTTCGTCGCTATTCTGGAATCCTTCGGCGTCCCTGTCACTGTGAGGAAAAGAAAAGGCGCCGACATCGACGCCGCCTGCGGCCAACTCCGCATGAAACGCGAGCAGCAAAACCTCGTCGTGCTGAAAGCAGGACCTCAACCGTAG
- a CDS encoding TA system antitoxin ParD family protein, which produces MGQPVTLSDELVDDARAVAPGSQRSIAEQIEFWAELGKSIEPWLTGNGAPQGRSETVAQTLSNRVSEVSSPLGRQRVSETLAQRPYPHYEPVKDSPELLRQVLADGNRIVGKFDGREFIPIKADH; this is translated from the coding sequence ATGGGCCAGCCAGTGACATTATCAGATGAACTTGTAGACGATGCCCGTGCTGTCGCTCCGGGCTCACAACGAAGTATTGCTGAACAAATCGAGTTCTGGGCAGAGCTAGGGAAATCGATTGAACCCTGGCTCACTGGAAATGGAGCACCACAAGGGCGCTCGGAAACTGTCGCACAAACGCTCTCCAACCGCGTTTCAGAGGTCAGCTCTCCGTTGGGTCGTCAGCGAGTTTCCGAAACTTTGGCCCAGCGGCCCTATCCCCACTATGAACCTGTCAAAGATTCGCCCGAACTTCTGCGGCAAGTTCTTGCTGACGGCAACAGAATTGTTGGAAAATTTGATGGCCGCGAGTTCATACCCATCAAGGCTGACCATTGA